In the Mesotoga infera genome, GCCTCGGGAAGCGCCCCGATAGGAGTTTTCCCTAGATCTCTGCCGGTGATCCTTATCGGTCTTGTATTTGCAGCTCTTGGAACCGTATCGTGCATTATCCCGGAGATCTTAGTCTATCCGCTCACCCTGCTTGTAGGTGTCCTGAATATTTTGGGAGGGGCGATTTCGATAGGCAAATTCCTTGGTCAGAAGGCGAGCAGAACGGGCGGAGTAGGTAGTAAGATACCCAGTATACTTGTTAAGTTAACCGCTTCTCAGCTGACTCTGAATGTTCTTGCTATTACATTCGGTCTCTCAATGCTGATTTCTCATCTCTTGCCGGGATTGGTTATTGGCGTGGTCTTGGCGGCTAATGGGGCGGTGCTCCTGTACTTGCTTTACATTCTGTTCGTTATAGATAGAATACAAAAGGAGATGGAAACCAAATAGCGGCTAGAGAATTCTCAAAGCCAATCAATTAAGTCCAGAGGAAGAAAGCATTTGGATTGGTTCTTACCGGATAATCTATATTAGCGACTATCTCAATAGCATTTTTGGGAGCTGCCGACTGGAGATTTGGCCATCTGGCTTTGGATGATTCGTGTCGCAATGCAGATCCTGGTCTCTCAAGAGTTACTTGAACTTCTGACTTTGAAGTTCCATCGAAAGTGATTTAACTCTCTTCACCTGCACCACGAAGGATTCAAGTCTGCTTTCAACGGTCGGAGTGAAGGGGTTTCCGTCAGACTCAAAGAAGAGTATCGGGATATTGCCGGCAAGATCAAAGACCTCTCTCTTGAGTTTGTTAGAGTCTCTCCTTTGGTGATCCAGTCCTCTTTCCGCAATGGCCTCCGCAATCCTAGTCGGCATGCATCCAAATGGGCCTATAGAAATGACTCCGTCATATCTGTCTATCGATTCGAATAAAACGGCTCCCAGAGTGAGGATTGCTTCTCCTGTGAGCTTGGGGTTCAAAAATTCCTTTGAAGCATCGACCATACCCTCGATATCTACCAAGTGCCCTTTGTAAACCCCACTTGTTTCAAGAATCCTCTTGACCCGCTTTTCGATTGACCGCTTTATTGCGATTTCAATATGCTTCGTTCCTCTCTTCACTGGTCCAAGTTTTGTTGGTACATATTTCTTCAGTAGTATGTAGTCAAGATAGTAGATCCACTCTTCGATTGGTGAAGCATGCATAACTATTCCATTATCTGCAAAGAACGATTCGAGTGATTTTCTGGAGAACTCGTCGTTTCTAACGTATATCTCCCCTGAAAGCAGAACTTTTGGAGTCGTTTCGAAATCGCTCTTTAGAGGAATTTGAGAGAGATTCTCGCAAATCGTTTCCAGTTTCCTGGTTAACTCGCTGAAGGAGTCTCGTTTTACACTCTCAAGTATAATCTTGCGGGCTTCTTTACTTGCTTTGACGGCCTCATCCCTGTTGGCTGCCAGTGTTAGCAGGGCATTTTCAACATTACAGAACTCGTCAGCCATGATCATGCTTGTCCATATTCTCAGTTTAGTTTGAAGGCCCATGCCCGCATAACCGTTCTCAGAATTGAGAGAGAACAGTAGAACATTGCTTGCATTGTTCTTGTCCAGCCAAAGATCTATGTAAGTGCTGTACTGTCCAAATCGACAGGGGCCGCGAGTATCGGGCATGAAGTACATTATTATGCTTTTGTCGTCCTTGTTTTCCTCAAGGTAGCGAATAAGGCTTCCTAGAGTCAAGTGAAAGGGCAGACATTCCTTAGATAATGAGTTGGATTTTCCCAGTTGAAACTCCAGTTCTGTCGGTCTCGGGAGAACGTGAGTGTTGATGCCGGCCTTTTCGAAGGCAGCAGCTATGAGCTGAGCCGCAAACTCGCCCATGGTGGGAACGATTACTTTGACCGAAGGATCTGTAATGGGAACGTGTCTTCCGTCCTGCAGCTCTATGCTGAATGTACCGTTATTCGTTATCAGTTTAGGTCTCTTCACCCGCTTGCTTTCTACTAGCGCCGTATTCCTTTCTATGGAGCTTCTAACGACATCGGCGAAGGCTTCGATCCTGGTCTCCACCCCGGCATCTGATGTATGACTATCCAGTTCCAGAATCAAGGATGGCTTTTTCCCCATAATGTCTCTGAAGAAGGAGATCAAGAATGAGTCAGGTCCGCAGCTGAAGTTGGTTATGTATAGTGCGAAGAGCTTTGGATTATTTTTTACATATCTGGCTGCCTTCAGGTTCATCTCACCCCAGGCCCAGTACATCTTCTCATATGATCTTTCGCTTTCATAAGGAAGAGAGTCAAAAGTTACCACCGGGATTCCGCGTGAAGCTAGTTTTTCCGGGATTCCCATGTTGGCGTCACTGGAAAAAGCATTGTAGGCTCGACCGAAGATAACGACACCGAAATCCGAATTCTTTAGGTTCTCAAGAAACCGCTCTCCAATTTCCTTTATCCTTATTACACTATCTTCGTAGGATTTCACTCCGTTGGAAAAGGCTGTCAAAGCTTCTTCGCGATTCCTCCCCACTGACTTCGCAAGTGAAACGAACTTCTCCTTTTCTTTCTCAAAGCCCTGTGAAAAATCGAAGAAATCTGTCAAGATCCTTTTCGATCTGAGTTCCTCGAAACTCCCCATTAGCCAGTCCGGTTCGCTCTGGACAAACGGACAGAAGACCGAGTTTTCAACGGAGTTTTCAACCTCTAAGCCCTTGACTGCAGGAATGAAAAAAAAGTCTGGATTCTTCTCCAAAAGATCATATATATAACCATGTGACAGTTCGACTGGAAAACAGAATTCAGATTTCTTTCTATCCCAGCCCCTGGGGTCTGACTTTTCCGGTACGACGATTCTAAACCCAAGACTGCTGAAGAAATTTGAGAAGAGAGGCAAGAGAGTATTCATGGAGAGAGACTTGCTGATTCCTACAGTCTCAAGGCCCTTTTCTTTTGGCAGTTCAAAGACTATCTTCTCTCTATCCGTAGTATATATATATTCGTTTCTGTTTATGGGGAGGTTAAGACGAACATTTTCATACTTGTTGCAAGCGCCGCCGAAGGGAAACTTCTTCCCTCCAACTTCAATTATGCGAATCGGACACTTTCTGTCGCACTTCTCTGCTCCACCGTCACAAATGAAGGTGCTGAGATAGCGCACTTCTTTTGAGATCAAGGCTTCAAGCTCAAAGCGTTCTTCTTCCAGTTGACCCGCTTGAAGCTTCTCCTTAACCATGAGTGATACGCCAAAGGCACCCATGAGTCCTGGATGAGGAGGGACGATTATCTCCTTCCCAGTAACTGCCGCCATTGCCACGGGGACAGCACGATTGAGACATACGCCTCCCTGCATGAAGACCTTTTTCCCAACCGGTCTCATGGCCTTTACTCTGTTTGTGTAGTTCAGACAGATAGAGTAAACCAGGCCGGCGCAGATATCTTCTCTAGAGATACCCTCGTTGATTGCAGTCTTTATGTCGCTGCTGATGAAAGCCGCACACTGATCGCTGAAGTTTGGGGGAGATTGACCTTTAAGCGCATATTCTCCAATCTCTCTGTAATCTATGTTTAGAGATTCCTTTGCTGACTCTTCGAGAAATGACCCTGTACCTGCAGAACAGGCTTCATTCATTGCATAATCCAGGGCAACCCCATTGGATAAGAAAGTGTATTTGGCATCCTGACCACCAATCTCAAATATCGTGTCGACTTCTCTATCAAAGAATGAAGCAGCTCTTGCGTGAGCCATGATCTCATTGTAAACGGCACTCGTCTCGCAGTAAAGGCCAACTATCTTTCTTCCGGAACCTGTAACCCCGAGACCGATTATTTCGACAGGAACATCAAGTGAAGCACGAATCTCTTCAAGACACTGGCGTGTAGCGTTTATTGGATCTCCCATAGTCCTGAGATATGAACTGGCAAGAATGGTATTGTCCCTTGCTCTCATAA is a window encoding:
- a CDS encoding 2-hydroxyglutaryl-CoA dehydratase, whose translation is MDRIGLCIGSSTISWYDGQTPRRLLHEGNPLKVLKSFLPEILERGVVVVTGKKGRRLLNLPQIPEVEATEFAYKELKSKYGDHEAIVSVGGENFTLYKLNDKGNITAVFTGSKCASGTGEFFLQQLKRMNIVLDAANAAETDEIYELSSRCTVFCKSDCTHALNKGTPKESVLNGLGKVMSDKIGELMHRAGVKKILLVGGVTKNRLMLNHLKEIAEITIPDEALFFETFGAYLHANTLEAIEIDKETVFKEGVMTFPKNEPLSKFVDMVDFKEMPFETAESGDSCILGVDVGSTTTKAVVMRARDNTILASSYLRTMGDPINATRQCLEEIRASLDVPVEIIGLGVTGSGRKIVGLYCETSAVYNEIMAHARAASFFDREVDTIFEIGGQDAKYTFLSNGVALDYAMNEACSAGTGSFLEESAKESLNIDYREIGEYALKGQSPPNFSDQCAAFISSDIKTAINEGISREDICAGLVYSICLNYTNRVKAMRPVGKKVFMQGGVCLNRAVPVAMAAVTGKEIIVPPHPGLMGAFGVSLMVKEKLQAGQLEEERFELEALISKEVRYLSTFICDGGAEKCDRKCPIRIIEVGGKKFPFGGACNKYENVRLNLPINRNEYIYTTDREKIVFELPKEKGLETVGISKSLSMNTLLPLFSNFFSSLGFRIVVPEKSDPRGWDRKKSEFCFPVELSHGYIYDLLEKNPDFFFIPAVKGLEVENSVENSVFCPFVQSEPDWLMGSFEELRSKRILTDFFDFSQGFEKEKEKFVSLAKSVGRNREEALTAFSNGVKSYEDSVIRIKEIGERFLENLKNSDFGVVIFGRAYNAFSSDANMGIPEKLASRGIPVVTFDSLPYESERSYEKMYWAWGEMNLKAARYVKNNPKLFALYITNFSCGPDSFLISFFRDIMGKKPSLILELDSHTSDAGVETRIEAFADVVRSSIERNTALVESKRVKRPKLITNNGTFSIELQDGRHVPITDPSVKVIVPTMGEFAAQLIAAAFEKAGINTHVLPRPTELEFQLGKSNSLSKECLPFHLTLGSLIRYLEENKDDKSIIMYFMPDTRGPCRFGQYSTYIDLWLDKNNASNVLLFSLNSENGYAGMGLQTKLRIWTSMIMADEFCNVENALLTLAANRDEAVKASKEARKIILESVKRDSFSELTRKLETICENLSQIPLKSDFETTPKVLLSGEIYVRNDEFSRKSLESFFADNGIVMHASPIEEWIYYLDYILLKKYVPTKLGPVKRGTKHIEIAIKRSIEKRVKRILETSGVYKGHLVDIEGMVDASKEFLNPKLTGEAILTLGAVLFESIDRYDGVISIGPFGCMPTRIAEAIAERGLDHQRRDSNKLKREVFDLAGNIPILFFESDGNPFTPTVESRLESFVVQVKRVKSLSMELQSQKFK